A window of the Eschrichtius robustus isolate mEscRob2 chromosome 5, mEscRob2.pri, whole genome shotgun sequence genome harbors these coding sequences:
- the CTDSP1 gene encoding carboxy-terminal domain RNA polymerase II polypeptide A small phosphatase 1 isoform X1, with protein sequence MDSSAVITQISKEEARSPLRSKGDQKSAASQKPRSRGILHSLFCCVCRDDGEALPAHSGAPLLVEENGAVPKQTPVQYLLPEAKAQDLDKICVVIDLDETLVHSSFKPVNNADFIIPVEIDGVVHQVYVLKRPHVDEFLQRMGELFECVLFTASLAKYADPVADLLDKWGAFRARLFRESCVFHRGNYVKDLSRLGRDLRRVLILDNSPASYVFHPDNAVPVASWFDNMSDTELHDLLPFFEQLSRVDDVYSVLRQPRPGS encoded by the exons GTGACCAGAAGTCAGCGGCTTCTCAGAAGCCCCGGAGTCGGGGCATCCTCCACTCACTTTTCTGCTGCGTCTGCCGGGATGATGGGGAGGCCCTGCCCGCCCACAGTGGGGCGCCCCTGCTCGTGGAGGAGAACGGTGCTGTCCCCAAG CAGACCCCAGTCCAGTACCTGCTCCCCGAGGCCAAGGCCCAGGACTTGGACAAGATCTGCGTAGTCATCGACCTGGACGAGACCCTGGTGCACAGCTCCTTCAAG CCAGTCAACAATGCCGACTTCATCATCCCTGTGGAGATTGATGGGGTGGTCCACCAG GTCTATGTGCTGAAGCGGCCCCACGTCGATGAGTTCCTGCAGCGGATGGGTGAGCTCTTCGAATGCGTGCTGTTCACCGCCAGCCTTGCCAAG TACGCAGACCCAGTAGCTGACCTGCTGGACAAGTGGGGGGCCTTCCGAGCGCGGCTGTTTCGTGAGTCATGCGTCTTCCACCGGGGGAACTACGTGAAGGACCTGAGCCGGCTGGGCCGAGACCTTCGGCGGGTGCTCATCCTGGACAACTCGCCCGCCTCCTATGTCTTCCATCCAGATAACGCC GTACCGGTGGCCTCGTGGTTTGACAACATGAGTGACACGGAGCTCCACGACCTCCTGCCCTTCTTCGAGCAGCTCAGCCGTGTGGATGACGTGTACTCAGTGCTCAGGCAGCCTCGGCCCGGCAGCTAG
- the CTDSP1 gene encoding carboxy-terminal domain RNA polymerase II polypeptide A small phosphatase 1 isoform X2 produces MDSSAVITQISKEEARSPLRSKGDQKSAASQKPRSRGILHSLFCCVCRDDGEALPAHSGAPLLVEENGAVPKTPVQYLLPEAKAQDLDKICVVIDLDETLVHSSFKPVNNADFIIPVEIDGVVHQVYVLKRPHVDEFLQRMGELFECVLFTASLAKYADPVADLLDKWGAFRARLFRESCVFHRGNYVKDLSRLGRDLRRVLILDNSPASYVFHPDNAVPVASWFDNMSDTELHDLLPFFEQLSRVDDVYSVLRQPRPGS; encoded by the exons GTGACCAGAAGTCAGCGGCTTCTCAGAAGCCCCGGAGTCGGGGCATCCTCCACTCACTTTTCTGCTGCGTCTGCCGGGATGATGGGGAGGCCCTGCCCGCCCACAGTGGGGCGCCCCTGCTCGTGGAGGAGAACGGTGCTGTCCCCAAG ACCCCAGTCCAGTACCTGCTCCCCGAGGCCAAGGCCCAGGACTTGGACAAGATCTGCGTAGTCATCGACCTGGACGAGACCCTGGTGCACAGCTCCTTCAAG CCAGTCAACAATGCCGACTTCATCATCCCTGTGGAGATTGATGGGGTGGTCCACCAG GTCTATGTGCTGAAGCGGCCCCACGTCGATGAGTTCCTGCAGCGGATGGGTGAGCTCTTCGAATGCGTGCTGTTCACCGCCAGCCTTGCCAAG TACGCAGACCCAGTAGCTGACCTGCTGGACAAGTGGGGGGCCTTCCGAGCGCGGCTGTTTCGTGAGTCATGCGTCTTCCACCGGGGGAACTACGTGAAGGACCTGAGCCGGCTGGGCCGAGACCTTCGGCGGGTGCTCATCCTGGACAACTCGCCCGCCTCCTATGTCTTCCATCCAGATAACGCC GTACCGGTGGCCTCGTGGTTTGACAACATGAGTGACACGGAGCTCCACGACCTCCTGCCCTTCTTCGAGCAGCTCAGCCGTGTGGATGACGTGTACTCAGTGCTCAGGCAGCCTCGGCCCGGCAGCTAG